In Prunus dulcis chromosome 1, ALMONDv2, whole genome shotgun sequence, the following are encoded in one genomic region:
- the LOC117622074 gene encoding proteasome subunit beta type-3-A, which translates to MSIFEYNGSALIAMVGKNCFAIASDRRLGVQLQTVATDFKRINQVHDRLFIGLSGLATDAQTLYQRLMFRHKLYQLREERDMKPETFASLVSAILYEKRFGPYFCQPVIAGLSDEDRPFICTMDSIGAKELAKDFVVAGTASESLYGACEAMFKPDMEAEELFEIVSQALLSSVDRDCLSGWGGHVFVVTPTEVKERILKGRMD; encoded by the exons ATGTCG ATCTTCGAGTACAATGGGAGTGCACTGATCGCAATGGTGGGCAAGAACTGCTTTGCCATAGCCAGCGATCGGCGCCTTGGTGTTCAGCTCCAGACCGTCGCCACCGACTTCAAGAGAATCAACCAAGTCCACGATAGGCTCTTCATCGGTCTCTCTGGCCTCGCCACCGATGCTCAGACTCT GTATCAAAGGCTTATGTTTCGCCACAAGCTGTACCAGCTTAGGGAGGAGAGGGACATGAAGCCCGAGACTTTTGCCAGCCTCGTCTCCGCTATTCTTTATGAGAAAAG GTTTGGCCCATACTTCTGTCAGCCTGTAATTGCTGGGTTAAGTGATGAAGACAGACCATTCATCTGCACCATGGATTCAATTGGGGCCAA GGAACTAGCAAAAGATTTTGTTGTTGCTGGTACTGCATCAGAGTCCCTTTATGGTGCTTGTGAGGCAATGTTCAAGCCTGATATG GAAGCAGAGGAGTTGTTTGAGATTGTCTCTCAAGCATTGCTTTCATCAGTAGATCGAGACTGTCTGAGTGGTTGGGGAGGCCACGTCTTTGTTGT TACACCAACTGAAGTGAAGGAGAGAATCTTGAAGGGAAGAATGGATTGA
- the LOC117614913 gene encoding E3 ubiquitin ligase BIG BROTHER-related, producing MNWVFGTVLLEEIDRSFSMDGGEDQSKQSTRRTPFTELNQVSSDFILAMAMQEQEQAYTMLETIESDSSEEEEDDASSPNENYHQDDTAFFESRESETEFGFLENEDSGSSSDQEMDEDDFDVDELTYEELIALGEFIGEEKRGLPSNEISTCLQPYTSKSPSSVQSKTSIDRCVICQIEYEDGEALVALSCQHPYHWDCISKWLEIKKSCPICSTEVSSTSSSKTKNI from the coding sequence ATGAATTGGGTTTTTGGCACTGTGCTCCTGGAAGAGATTGATCGTAGTTTTTCGATGGATGGCGGAGAAGATCAAAGCAAGCAATCTACCAGGAGAACCCCTTTCACTGAACTCAACCAAGTCAGCTCGGATTTCATTCTAGCCATGGCAATGCAAGAACAAGAGCAGGCGTACACAATGCTCGAAACCATCGAAAGCGATAgcagcgaagaagaagaagatgatgctTCCTCCCCTAATGAAAACTACCATCAGGACGATACTGCTTTCTTTGAAAGCAGAGAATCCGAAACAGAGTTCGGGTTTCTTGAGAACGAAGACAGTGGCAGCAGCAGTGACCAAGAAATGGATGAAGATGATTTTGACGTAGATGAGCTAACTTATGAGGAGTTGATTGCACTTGGAGAGTTCATAGGGGAAGAGAAAAGAGGCCTGCCCAGCAATGAAATTTCCACATGTTTGCAGCCCTACACAAGCAAATCACCATCATCTGTTCAAAGCAAGACCAGCATTGACAGATGCGTGATTTGCCAGATTGAGTATGAAGATGGAGAAGCCCTGGTTGCATTGTCTTGCCAACACCCTTATCATTGGGATTGTATAAGCAAGTGGCTTGAGATTAAAAAGAGCTGCCCAATTTGCAGCACAGAAGTttcatcaacatcatcatccAAAACCAAGAACATATAA
- the LOC117634930 gene encoding NAC domain-containing protein 2-like produces the protein MSSSDLQLPPGFRFHPTDEELVKHYLCRKCQSQPISVPIIAEIDLYKYNPWDLPGLALYGEKEWYFFSPRDRKYPNGSRPNRAAGSGYWKATGADKPIGNPKPVGIKKALVFYAGKAPRGEKTNWIMHEYRLADVDRSPRKKSSSLRLDDWVLCRIYNKKGTVEKQQQQQQQQQQQQQPTTSRMSSGSEFEDRKPDNLACPPPPAAVAPTRPNDYVYFDTSDSVPRLHTDSSCSEHVVSPEFTCEVQSEPKWKEWEKALDFNYNYMDTTVENGFGAQFQSGNQMSPLQDIFMYLQKPY, from the exons ATGTCGTCCTCCGATTTACAGCTGCCGCCCGGCTTCAGGTTCCACCCGACGGACGAAGAGCTCGTGAAGCACTACCTCTGCCGCAAATGCCAGTCGCAGCCGATTTCGGTCCCGATAATCGCCGAAATCGATCTCTACAAATACAACCCCTGGGACCTCCCTG GTTTGGCGTTGTACGGTGAGAAAGAGTGGTATTTCTTTTCGCCGAGGGACCGGAAGTATCCGAACGGTTCGAGGCCGAACCGGGCGGCCGGGAGCGGCTATTGGAAGGCGACCGGAGCGGATAAGCCGATCGGGAACCCGAAACCAGTCGGGATTAAGAAGGCTTTGGTTTTCTACGCCGGAAAAGCTCCGAGAGGAGAGAAGACCAATTGGATTATGCACGAGTATCGCCTCGCCGACGTCGACCGCTCGCCTCGCAAGAAGAGCAGCAGCCTAAGG CTGGACGATTGGGTTCTGTGTCGCATATACAACAAAAAGGGCACCGTCGAGaaacagcagcaacagcaacagcaacagcaacaacaacaacagccaACGACGAGTCGTATGAGCAGCGGCTCGGAATTCGAGGACAGGAAGCCGGACAATCTGGCGTGTCCGCCGCCGCCGGCTGCGGTAGCCCCCACTCGCCCGAACGACTACGTGTACTTCGACACGTCGGACTCTGTGCCGAGGCTGCACACGGACTCGAGCTGCTCGGAGCACGTGGTGTCGCCGGAGTTCACTTGCGAGGTGCAGAGCGAGCCCAAGTGGAAAGAGTGGGAGAAGGCCCTCGATTTTAACTACAATTACATGGACACCACTGTAGAGAACGGGTTCGGGGCGCAGTTCCAGAGCGGTAATCAGATGTCGCCGCTGCAGGATATCTTCATGTACCTACAGAAGCCGTATTGA
- the LOC117620127 gene encoding beta-galactosidase 16 has translation MEMVWLLLCSFALLLKMSLVCNSEAGSVTYDARSLIIDGQHKILFSGSIHYPRSTPEMWPSLIAKAKEGGIDVIQTYVFWNLHEPRQGKFDFSGRQDIISFVKEVQKQGLYVCLRIGPFIESEWSYGGLPIWLRDIPGIVFRSDNEPFKTEMEKFTTKMVTMMKAENLYASQGGPIILSQIENEYNMVEPAFHERGPPYVRWAAAMAVGQQTGVPWVMCKQDDAPDPVINSCNGMNCGETFAGPNSPIKPSLWTENWTSQYQVYGGEPYIRSAEEIAYQVALFIAKNRGSYVNYYMYHGGTNFGRTASAFVVTSYYDEAPLDEYGSIRQPKWGHLKELHAAVKLASSALLSGDQTIISLGQLQDAYVFEEQSGECAAFLVNKGPKHATVLFQESSYQLPTKSISILPDCKKVAFNTAKVSAQHATRSWQVAQKFDSAENWEEYKEAIPNFEKTTLRASTLPEQISITKDESDYLWYTFSFQHDSDAQSTLSVKSHGHVLHTFVNGVFTGSAHGRHRNESFSLEQTVTLSKGINYISLLSAMVGLPDNGAYLERKVGGLHEVRVEDQDFSKISWGYQVGLDGEKLQIHSDSGSSKVQWSKLGSSDHPPLTWYKILFDAPAGHDSIALNLGSMGKGEAWVNGQSIGRFWVSFQTPKGKPSQTWYNVPRSFLKPTGNLLVLLEEENGDPLGISLDKVSITQVCGHVSETHLPPVSKWLVQKTQNQNNTKTKLGRRPKIQLSCPPKKSISKVLFSSFGNPSGDCKTYATGSCHSSNSKAIVEQACLGKRRCSIPVSLQKFGDPCPSISKTLLVDAQCT, from the exons ATGGAGATGGTGTGGCTTCTTCTGTGCAGCTTTGCTTTGTTGTTAAAGATGAGCCTTGTCTGCAACTCTGAGGCTGGCAGTGTCACATATGATGCAAGGTCTTTGATTATAGATGGCCAACACAAAATTCTGTTTTCTGGTTCCATTCATTATCCCAGAAGCACTCCTGAG ATGTGGCCATCTTTGATAGCCAAAGCCAAAGAAGGAGGAATAGACGTGATACAAACATACGTGTTTTGGAACCTTCATGAACCCCGACAAGGAAAg tttgatttcagtggaAGACAGGATATAATAAGCTTCGTTAAGGAAGTCCAAAAACAAGGCCTATATGTCTGCCTTAGAATTGGACCCTTCATTGAGAGTGAATGGTCGTACGG GGGTCTGCCAATTTGGTTACGGGACATTCCCGGCATTGTTTTCCGATCTGATAACGAACCATTCAAG ACTGAAATGGAAAAGTTCACAACGAAAATGGTCACTATGATGAAAGCAGAGAATTTGTATGCTTCACAAGGTGGACCAATTATATTGTCACAA ATTGAGAACGAGTACAACATGGTAGAACCAGCTTTTCATGAAAGAGGACCCCCTTATGTTCGTTGGGCTGCAGCCATGGCAGTGGGGCAGCAAACTGGTGTGCCCTGGGTTATGTGTAAACAAGATGATGCTCCAGACCCTGTG ATCAACTCATGCAATGGGATGAATTGTGGAGAAACTTTTGCTGGTCCTAATTCCCCTATTAAGCCATCACTTTGGACAGAGAACTGGACAAGCCA ataCCAAGTGTACGGTGGTGAACCATACATAAGATCAGCTGAAGAAATTGCATATCAGGTTGCGCTGTTTATTGCAAAGAACAGAGGAAGCTATGTTAATTACTACATG TATCATGGAGGAACCAATTTCGGAAGAACAGCTTCTGCATTTGTGGTGACTAGTTATTATGACGAAGCTCCTCTTGATGAGTACG GTTCAATAAGGCAACCAAAATGGGGTCATCTTAAGGAATTGCATGCTGCAGTGAAGCTAGCCTCCAGTGCTCTACTTTCTGGAGACCAAACTATTATCTCTTTGGGCCAACTACAAGAT GCTTATGTCTTCGAAGAACAATCAGGAGAATGTGCTGCTTTCTTGGTGAACAAGGGACCTAAACATGCCACTGTCCTCTTTCAAGAATCTTCATATCAATTGCCAACAAAATCAATCAGTATCCTACCAGACTGCAAAAAAGTAGCCTTCAACACTGCAAAG GTAAGTGCACAACATGCTACAAGATCATGGCAGGTAGCTCAAAAGTTTGATTCAGCTGAAAACTGGGAAGAGTACAAAGAAGCTATTCCAAATTTCGAGAAGACCACATTGCGAGCAAGCACATTACCGGAGCAAATAAGTATAACGAAAGATGAATCTGATTACCTTTGGTACACTTTCAG CTTTCAGCATGATTCAGATGCTCAATCTACATTAAGTGTAAAATCGCATGGACATGTCTTGCATACGTTTGTAAATGGAGTGTTTACAG GATCTGCACATGGAAGGCACAGGAATGAAAGTTTTTCCTTGGAGCAAACTGTTACTCTGAGTAAAGGGATTAATTATATCTCCTTGCTTAGTGCAATGGTCGGATTACCG GATAATGGAGCATATCTAGAGCGTAAAGTGGGTGGATTACATGAAGTGAGGGTTGAAGATCAAGATTTCAGCAAAATCTCATGGGGCTATCAG GTTGGGCTGGATGGAGAGAAGTTACAAATCCATAGCGATAGTGGATCAAGTAAAGTTCAATGGAGTAAGTTGGGAAGCTCTGATCATCCACCACTGACATGGTACAAG ATTCTATTTGATGCACCAGCAGGACATGACTCTATTGCATTAAATCTTGGTTCCATGGGAAAGGGTGAAGCCTGGGTTAACGGCCAAAGCATCGGTCGATTTTGGGTCTCCTTCCAAACCCCAAAAGGCAAACCTTCACAGACATG GTACAATGTACCTCGATCGTTCCTCAAGCCTACCGGGAACCTATTAGTTCTCCTGGAAGAAGAAAACGGTGACCCCCTTGGAATTTCACTGgacaaagtttcaataacACAAGTATGTGGGCATGTGTCTGAAACACATTTACCCCCAGTGAGCAAATGGTTGGTTCAGAAAACTCAGAATCAGAATAACACTAAAACGAAACTTGGTAGAAGGCCAAAAATTCAACTCAGTTGTCCTCCAAAGAAGAGCATCTCCAAAGTCTTATTCTCAAGCTTTGGCAACCCTTCTGGTGATTGTAAAACTTATGCCACCGGAAGCTGCCACTCATCTAATTCCAAAGCAATTGTAGAGCAG GCTTGTCTAGGGAAGAGGAGATGTTCCATCCCAGTATCATTACAAAAGTTTGGTGATCCATGCCCAAGCATCAGTAAAACTTTGTTGGTTGATGCACAATGCACATGA
- the LOC117620992 gene encoding N-glycosylase/DNA lyase OGG1 has translation MLSLNLRPLSIMSKRQRPIQSPPSTPPTPQTHNPKRPKTILKPTKWVPLNLTQSELSLPLTFPTGQTFRWRQTGPLQYTGVVGAHLVSLRHLENGDVSCCLHHTTTSETNAKLALLDFLNVGISLAGIWEVFSASDSRFAELASHLGGARVLRQDPVECLIQFLCSSNNNIQRITKMVDFVSSLGNHLGSVGGFEFHEFPSLERLSMVSEKEFREAGFGYRAKYITGTVKALQLKPGGGAEWLLSLRKTELEEVIETLSTLPGVGPKVAACIALFSLDQHHAIPVDTHVWQIATRYLIPELAGARLTPKLCGRVAEAFVSKYGKYAGWAQTLLFIAELPSQKALLPAHFSNAKESKAAKKKDRKSPLSVVD, from the exons ATGCTCTCACTGAACCTGAGACCCCTCTCAATCATGAGCAAGAGACAAAGACCCATTCAATCTCCTCCATCAACCCCTCCAACCCCACAAACCCACAACCCCAAAAGACCCAAAACCATCctcaaacccaccaaatgGGTCCCACTCAATCTCACCCAATCCGAGCTCTCCTTGCCCCTCACCTTCCCCACCGGCCAAACTTTCAGGTGGAGACAGACCGGCCCTCTTCAGTACACAGGCGTTGTTGGGGCCCACTTAGTATCCCTCAGGCACCTCGAAAACGGCGACGTTTCCTGCTGCCTTCACCACACCACCACCTCCGAAACCAATGCCAAGTTGGCCTTGCTCGACTTTCTCAATGTGGGTATTTCTCTGGCTGGCATTTGGGAGGTTTTCTCGGCCTCGGATTCGAGGTTTGCTGAGCTCGCGAGCCATTTAGGCGGTGCGCGCGTGCTTAGGCAAGACCCAGTTGAGTGTTTGATtcagtttctttgttcttcaaataaCAACATCCAGAGAATTACCAAAATGGTAGATTTTGTATCTTCGTTGGGGAACCATTTGGGTTCTGTTGGAGGTTTTGAGTTCCATGAATTTCCATCTTTAGAGCGCTTGTCAATGGTCTCAGAGAAAGAGTTCAGAGAGGCTGGTTTTGGCTATAG GGCCAAGTACATAACTGGCACTGTAAAAGCTTTGCAATTGAAACCTGGTGGAGGAGCAGAGTGGCTTTTGTCTCTGCGTAAAACGGAGCTCGAAGAGGTGATTGAAACTCTTTCCACATTGCCTGGAGTTGGTCCTAAGGTGGCAGCATGTATAGCTCTTTTCTCGCTTGATCAACACCATGCCATTCCTGTTGATACACACGTGTGGCAG ATTGCTACTAGATACCTCATACCTGAGCTAGCAGGTGCTCGTCTGACACCTAAGCTCTGTGGCCGTGTGGCGGAGGCATTTGTGAGTAAATATGGGAAATATGCTGGCTGggctcaaactctgctttttattgCTGAATTACCTTCCCAAAAAGCCCTTCTACCAGCACATTTTTCGAATGCAAAAGAGAGTAAAGCTGCAAAGAAGAAGGATCGTAAATCTCCACTTTCAGTAGTTGATTAA